A genome region from Corallococcus exiguus includes the following:
- a CDS encoding YbdD/YjiX family protein, which yields MRRALTQALQRGWRQAVRTARSMIGVPDYDTYVAHMRRHHPDKAVMTYAEFFNDRLQARYRGGGGRCC from the coding sequence GTGAGGCGCGCACTCACGCAGGCGCTCCAGCGCGGCTGGCGGCAGGCCGTGCGCACCGCGCGGTCGATGATTGGCGTGCCGGATTACGACACCTACGTCGCCCACATGCGCCGTCACCATCCGGACAAAGCGGTGATGACCTACGCGGAGTTTTTCAACGACCGCCTCCAGGCCCGCTACCGCGGAGGTGGCGGCCGGTGCTGCTGA
- a CDS encoding carbon starvation CstA family protein: protein MGGVARKLGWVALALVGAFCLGVVALHRGESISAIWLVVASVAVFMLGYRFYGRFIAEKALQVDPSRATPAERRNDGLDYVPTDRWVVFGHHFAAIAGAGPLVGPVLAAQMGYLPGTLWILAGVVVAGAVQDFVTLFLSVRRDGKSLGDMVRMELGPAAGVTAMVGVLMIMMIILAVLALVVVKALTHSPWGTFTVAMTIPIAVAMGLYLRYVRPGKVLEVSIVGFVLLMLSIWLGGQVSESATWGPWFTFDSRTLAWLLIGYGFCAAVLPVWLLLAPRDYLSTFLKIGTVLLLAVGIVLAAPHLKMPAVTRFVDGSGPVFSGSLFPFLFITIACGAVSGWHSLIASGTTPKMLATEGDAKLVGYGAMLMEAFVAIMALIAASVLEPGVYFAMNSPAALIGTEAAQAAATLSQWGFVVTPEVLEQTARDIGETTILSRAGGAPTLAVGMAQILHGLVSGKGMMAFWYHYAILFEALFILTTVDAGTRVGRFMIQELAGLVYAPLKRTESWGANLLATALCVAAWGYFLYQGVVDPLGGINTLWPLFGIANQMLAAVALTLGCVALVKMKRERYVWVPGIPAAWLVLCTLTAGFQKVFGGDVRVSFVAHARAFSLAVAEGRLIAPAKSVEEMEAIIHNDYLDAGLTVFFMGVVVATILFGVRAALRARSSPVPTSHETPYVAAAVPVKP from the coding sequence ATGGGTGGAGTCGCTCGGAAGTTGGGATGGGTGGCCCTGGCGCTGGTCGGGGCCTTCTGTCTGGGCGTGGTGGCGCTGCACCGGGGAGAGTCCATCAGTGCCATCTGGCTGGTGGTCGCCTCGGTCGCGGTCTTCATGCTGGGATATCGCTTCTACGGCCGTTTCATTGCCGAAAAAGCGCTCCAGGTGGACCCCTCGCGCGCCACCCCCGCCGAGCGCCGCAACGACGGCCTGGACTACGTGCCCACGGACCGGTGGGTCGTGTTCGGCCACCACTTCGCGGCCATCGCGGGCGCGGGTCCGCTGGTGGGCCCGGTGCTCGCGGCGCAGATGGGCTACCTGCCCGGCACGCTGTGGATCCTGGCGGGCGTGGTGGTGGCCGGCGCGGTGCAGGACTTCGTGACGCTGTTCCTGTCCGTGCGCCGCGACGGCAAGTCGCTGGGCGACATGGTGCGCATGGAGTTGGGGCCCGCGGCCGGCGTGACGGCCATGGTGGGCGTGCTGATGATCATGATGATCATCCTCGCGGTGCTGGCGCTGGTCGTGGTGAAGGCGCTGACGCACAGCCCGTGGGGCACCTTCACCGTGGCGATGACCATCCCCATCGCGGTGGCCATGGGCCTGTACCTGCGCTACGTGCGGCCCGGCAAGGTGCTGGAGGTGTCCATCGTCGGCTTCGTGCTGCTGATGCTCAGCATCTGGCTGGGTGGCCAGGTCTCCGAGTCCGCGACCTGGGGCCCCTGGTTCACCTTCGACAGCCGCACGCTGGCGTGGCTGCTCATCGGCTACGGGTTCTGCGCGGCGGTGCTGCCGGTGTGGCTGTTGCTCGCGCCGCGCGACTACCTGTCCACCTTCCTCAAGATTGGCACCGTGCTGCTGCTGGCGGTGGGCATCGTGCTGGCGGCGCCGCACCTGAAGATGCCGGCGGTGACGCGGTTCGTGGACGGCTCCGGCCCGGTGTTCTCCGGCAGTCTGTTCCCGTTCCTCTTCATCACCATCGCGTGCGGCGCGGTGTCCGGGTGGCACTCGCTCATCGCGTCCGGCACCACGCCGAAGATGCTCGCCACAGAGGGCGACGCGAAGCTCGTGGGTTACGGCGCCATGTTGATGGAGGCCTTCGTGGCCATCATGGCGCTCATCGCCGCGTCGGTGCTGGAGCCGGGCGTCTACTTCGCCATGAACTCGCCGGCGGCGCTCATCGGCACCGAAGCGGCGCAGGCGGCGGCGACGCTCAGCCAGTGGGGCTTCGTCGTCACCCCGGAGGTGCTGGAGCAGACGGCGCGCGACATCGGTGAGACAACCATCCTCTCCCGCGCGGGCGGCGCGCCCACGCTGGCGGTGGGCATGGCGCAGATCCTCCACGGGCTGGTGTCCGGGAAGGGGATGATGGCCTTCTGGTACCACTACGCCATCCTCTTCGAGGCCCTCTTCATCCTCACCACCGTGGACGCCGGCACGCGCGTGGGGCGCTTCATGATTCAGGAGCTGGCGGGCCTGGTGTACGCGCCGCTCAAGCGCACCGAGTCCTGGGGCGCGAACCTGCTGGCCACCGCGCTGTGCGTGGCCGCCTGGGGCTACTTCCTCTACCAGGGCGTGGTGGATCCGCTGGGCGGCATCAACACGCTGTGGCCGCTGTTCGGCATCGCCAACCAGATGCTCGCCGCGGTGGCGCTCACGCTGGGCTGCGTGGCGCTGGTGAAGATGAAGCGCGAGCGCTACGTCTGGGTGCCCGGCATCCCCGCCGCGTGGCTGGTGCTGTGCACGCTCACCGCCGGCTTCCAGAAGGTGTTCGGCGGTGACGTGCGTGTGAGCTTCGTGGCCCACGCGCGGGCCTTCTCCCTGGCGGTGGCCGAAGGGCGTCTCATCGCCCCGGCGAAGTCCGTGGAGGAGATGGAAGCCATCATCCACAATGACTACCTGGATGCCGGCCTCACCGTGTTCTTCATGGGGGTGGTGGTGGCGACCATCCTCTTCGGCGTGCGTGCCGCGCTCCGGGCCCGAAGCTCGCCGGTGCCCACGTCGCACGAGACGCCCTACGTGGCCGCCGCCGTCCCGGTGAAGCCGTGA
- a CDS encoding RICIN domain-containing protein, with protein MSRTSTPFRTWALGAVFLASLGGCSGPEDAPVVGEPVGKVEAAALSTRVVGYLPTWAGDVNALQYSKLSHINYAFALPTASGGLTGVSSSDARLRSLVTQAHAQGVKVLIAVGGWNDGNDSGFEQMAANAGTRTAFVNTVVNFVNAAGLDGVDIDWEYPDPGTSGNNYAALMRELGTAMHSRGKLLTAAVVANGYTGGGVQASVFSDVDFLNIMAYDGGQPHSTYDLAVQSLNYWKGRGLPASKAVLGVPFYGRSPSSYVGYSELVARDSQAPYKDNVGDVYYNGISTIQAKTQLGKQNGGVMIWELSQDTSGSTSLLNAIYSVAQGTGGTGAYRLVNKASGRCVDISGPSTADGATIHQWACHTGASQQWSMEATDSGFYRFVSRHSGKALDVKDVSTADGAGLQQWSYGGGSNQQFKPVALGNGFHRLEARHSGKVLDVTGCQQGSGDGTLLQQWTWSNNDCQQFRLEAL; from the coding sequence GTGTCTCGTACCTCGACGCCGTTCCGGACGTGGGCGCTGGGCGCCGTGTTTCTCGCATCGTTGGGAGGCTGCTCGGGCCCGGAGGACGCTCCTGTCGTTGGGGAGCCGGTAGGCAAGGTGGAGGCGGCCGCGCTGTCCACGCGCGTGGTGGGCTACCTGCCGACGTGGGCGGGGGATGTGAATGCCCTGCAGTACTCGAAGCTGTCTCACATCAACTACGCGTTCGCGTTGCCCACGGCGTCCGGTGGGCTCACGGGGGTGAGCAGCTCTGACGCTCGGCTGCGCTCGCTGGTGACGCAGGCGCATGCGCAGGGTGTGAAGGTGCTCATCGCCGTAGGCGGCTGGAACGACGGCAACGACAGCGGCTTCGAGCAGATGGCGGCCAACGCGGGCACGCGCACGGCGTTCGTGAACACGGTGGTGAACTTCGTCAACGCGGCCGGGCTGGACGGCGTGGACATCGACTGGGAGTACCCGGACCCCGGCACGTCGGGGAACAACTACGCGGCGCTGATGCGCGAGCTGGGCACGGCCATGCACAGCCGGGGCAAGCTGCTCACGGCGGCGGTGGTGGCCAACGGCTACACGGGCGGCGGCGTGCAGGCGTCCGTGTTCAGCGACGTCGATTTCCTCAACATCATGGCGTACGACGGCGGGCAGCCGCATTCGACGTATGACCTGGCGGTCCAGTCGCTGAACTACTGGAAGGGGCGCGGGCTGCCGGCGTCGAAGGCGGTGCTGGGCGTGCCGTTCTACGGGCGCTCGCCGTCGAGCTACGTGGGCTATTCGGAACTCGTCGCGCGCGACTCGCAGGCGCCCTACAAGGACAACGTGGGGGACGTCTATTACAACGGCATCTCGACCATCCAGGCGAAGACGCAGCTGGGGAAGCAGAACGGCGGCGTGATGATCTGGGAGCTGTCCCAGGACACGTCCGGGAGCACGTCGCTGCTCAACGCCATCTACTCCGTGGCGCAGGGCACGGGCGGCACGGGGGCGTACCGGCTGGTGAACAAGGCCTCTGGCCGGTGCGTGGACATCAGCGGCCCCAGCACGGCGGACGGCGCTACCATCCACCAGTGGGCGTGCCACACGGGCGCGAGCCAGCAGTGGTCCATGGAGGCCACGGACAGCGGCTTCTACCGCTTCGTGTCGCGCCACAGTGGCAAGGCGCTGGACGTGAAGGACGTGAGCACGGCGGACGGCGCGGGGCTCCAGCAGTGGTCCTACGGCGGCGGGAGCAACCAGCAGTTCAAGCCGGTGGCGCTGGGCAACGGCTTCCACCGGCTGGAGGCGCGCCACAGCGGCAAGGTGCTGGACGTGACGGGCTGCCAGCAGGGCAGCGGTGACGGCACCTTGCTTCAGCAGTGGACCTGGTCCAACAACGACTGCCAGCAGTTCCGGCTGGAAGCGCTGTAG